The following proteins are co-located in the Solanum pennellii chromosome 1, SPENNV200 genome:
- the LOC107009566 gene encoding bZIP transcription factor 12-like: MASKVMPSASTTPNSDRSLHPQNPSSSLNHSHPSRNFDSMNMDEILKNIYSDSDPFACSVSATAAVHTPSATAAGGGGGVGDVGPTKTVDEVWREIVAGGGGGSREPEMTLEDFLTKAGAVTEEDVRVPVIAPPPPPPPPPATGAPSARGFVVDNMMGTGNCQFPVAMQNGPGGYGMEPQPHMGFGNGVVAITGSGSGSGRGKRRSTVEELPADRATQQKQRRMIKNRESAARSRERKQAYTVELESLVTQLEEENARLLREEEEKNKERLKQIMENLIPVVEKRRPPRVLRRVRSMSW; encoded by the exons ATGGCGTCAAAGGTGATGCCGTCAGCATCAACAACGCCTAATTCGGATCGTTCATTACATCCCCAAAACCCATCTTCTTCTTTAAATCACTCTCATCCTTCTAGAAACTTCGATTCTATGAACATGGATGAAATTCTGAAGAACATTTACTCTGATTCCGACCCTTTTGCTTGTTCTGTCTCTGCAACCGCCGCAGTCCATACACCTTCTGCTACCGCCGcaggtggtggtggtggtgttggGGATGTGGGGCCTACTAAGACTGTTGATGAGGTGTGGAGGGAAATTGTAGCAGGAGGAGGGGGAGGGAGTAGGGAGCCGGAGATGACTCTGGAGGATTTTTTGACCAAAGCTGGGGCGGTTACAGAGGAGGATGTTAGAGTTCCGGTGATCGCTCCTCCACCACCTCCGCCGCCGCCTCCAGCCACGGGGGCTCCGTCTGCCAGAGGGTTTGTGGTGGATAACATGATGGGTACTGGGAATTGTCAGTTTCCGGTGGCCATGCAGAATGGACCAGGAGGGTATGGTATGGAACCCCAACCCCACATGGGATTTGGAAATGGGGTGGTGGCTATTACAGGGAGTGGAAGTGGGAGTGGAAGAGGGAAGAGAAGGTCAACTGTGGAGGAGTTGCCGGCTGATAGGGCTACACAGCAGAAACAGCGACGGATGATCAAGAACAGAGAGTCTGCTGCCAGGTCTAGAGAGCGAAAACAG GCTTATACTGTGGAATTGGAGTCTTTGGTTACACAATTGGAGGAGGAAAATGCAAGGTTGTTGAGAGAAGAG GAGGAAAAGAATAAGGAGAGACTTAAGCAG ATCATGGAGAACCTGATACCAGTTGTAGAGAAGCGAAGACCACCAAGAGTTCTGCGAAGAGTTCGATCTATGAGCTGGTAG
- the LOC107009161 gene encoding uncharacterized protein LOC107009161, with product MPSSDSRGSSMPFASFRRSIMSIRSEQVHSVELNHDSTVQEIEQGVFQNLVATRFQELSVASGDEFLSIAWVRKLLDVFNSCQEEFRIVLSNNKELLMKSPQYKLLSDYFDRTIKALDICNAARDGTGKIRLWQKHLEIVVSSLDSRQKTIGDGQLRRTRKSLMDLALVMLEEKETGTVLSQRNRSFGRHNKTKDHQRRPSGHSRSLSWSVSQSWSASKQLQSIASHLVPPRGHEIAATNGIANLVFTMNFVLLFVLWALVAAVPCQDRSLQIHFSIPRQFSWSNALWLLHGRIMDEAKKPERRNSNGLLKEIYKLEKCVHHLTDLIDSAQLPLTKDLMEEIEKGGEDLSAVSEVLKTGLTPLERNLKEVFRKIMSCRAEGLELLGSANQP from the coding sequence ATGCCTTCTTCAGATAGTCGTGGTTCTTCGATGCCATTTGCCTCATTCCGTCGTTCAATTATGAGTATAAGAAGTGAACAGGTTCATTCCGTGGAATTGAATCATGATTCTACTGTTCAGGAGATTGAGCAGGGAGTATTTCAGAATCTAGTGGCTACTCGATTTCAGGAACTGTCCGTTGCTTCTGGTGATGAATTCCTTTCCATTGCATGGGTTCGAAAGTTATTAGATGTGTTTAACAGTTGTCAGGAAGAGTTCAGAATCGTGTTGAGCAACAATAAGGAACTCCTCATGAAATCGCCTCAATATAAGCTTTTGTCTGACTACTTTGATAGAACTATAAAAGCACTTGATATTTGCAATGCTGCCCGTGATGGAACTGGGAAGATTCGACTCTGGCAGAAGCATTTGGAAATTGTGGTTTCTTCATTGGATTCTCGACAAAAGACGATTGGCGATGGTCAGCTCCGTCGGACTAGAAAAAGTCTGATGGATTTGGCTCTTGTGATGCTAGAAGAGAAAGAAACTGGAACAGTTCTTTCCCAGAGGAACCGTTCTTTTGGACGCCATAATAAAACCAAGGATCACCAGCGTCGTCCTTCTGGGCACTCAAGGTCTCTATCTTGGAGTGTATCTCAATCTTGGTCAGCATCTAAACAGCTCCAATCAATTGCAAGCCACTTGGTTCCTCCCCGTGGACATGAAATAGCTGCAACAAATGGAATAGCAAACCTTGTCTTCACAATGAACTTTGTTCTCCTGTTTGTACTGTGGGCTCTTGTTGCTGCAGTCCCTTGTCAAGATCGAAGCCTCCAAATTCATTTTTCTATCCCAAGGCAGTTCTCATGGAGCAATGCCCTTTGGTTGCTTCATGGTAGGATAATGGATGAAGCTAAGAAGCCAGAGCGCCGTAATTCAAATGGATTgttgaaagaaatatataagtTAGAAAAATGTGTCCATCACTTGACTGACTTGATAGACTCTGCTCAATTACCATTGACCAAGGATCTGATGGAAGAAATAGAAAAGGGTGGAGAAGATTTATCAGCTGTCTCTGAAGTTCTCAAGACTGGCCTTACTCCACTAGAACGCAATTTAAAGGAAGTATTCAGAAAAATTATGAGTTGCCGGGCAGAGGGTCTTGAACTCCTGGGAAGTGCAAATCAGCCGTAG
- the LOC107007974 gene encoding tubby-like F-box protein 8, which produces MSFRSIVRDVRDSIGSLSRRSFDLRLSGHSRDKSHGSFYDLSDQPPVIQDSCWANLPPELLFDVVRRLEESESTWPGRKHVVACAAVCRSWRSMCKDIVRNPEFCGKLTFPVSLKQPGPRDGTIQCFIKRDKSNLTYHLFLCLSPALLVENGKFLLSAKRTRRTTCTEYVISMDAENISRSSNTYIGKLRSNFLGTKFIIYDTQPPHTGAHVPPPGRTSRRFTSKKVSPKVPTGSYIISQITYELNVLGTRGPRRMHCVMHSIPDSALEAGGSVPGQPELLSRPLEDSFRSISFSKSLDHSTEFSSARFSDIAGGSTNEEDDNKGKPLVLKNKAPRWHEQLQCWCLNFRGRVTVASVKNFQLIAATQQPAAAPTTSQPTSQSDHDKIILQFGKVGKDMFTMDYRYPLSAFQAFAICLSSFDTKLACE; this is translated from the exons ATGTCGTTCCGCAGTATAGTTCGTGATGTAAGAGATAGTATTGGTAGCTTATCAAGGCGAAGCTTTGATTTAAGGCTGTCTGGTCATTCTAGGGACAAATCACATGGTTCATTTTATGACTTAAGTGACCAGCCTCCCGTTATCCAAGATAGTTGTTGGGCCAATCTTCCTCCAGAGCTACTTTTTGATGTAGTTAGAAGGTTAGAGGAGAGTGAGAGCACATGGCCCGGTCGTAAGCATGTCGTAGCATGTGCTGCAGTCTGTAGGTCATGGAGGAGTATGTGCAAAGACATCGTTAGAAATCCGGAATTTTGTGGGAAGCTAACTTTTCCTGTTTCCCTAAAGCAG CCTGGGCCTCGTGATGGAACTATTCAGTGCTTCATCAAGCGGGATAAATCTAATTTGACTTACCATCTTTTCTTGTGTCTTAGTCCTG CATTGTTGGTTGAGAATGGGAAGTTCCTTCTCTCTGCAAAAAGAACCAGACGTACTACTTGCACAGAGTATGTTATCTCAATGGATGCAGAAAACATCTCTAGATCAAGCAACACATATATTGGAAAATTAAG ATCAAATTTTCTAGGTACAAAATTCATTATATATGACACACAGCCTCCTCACACCGGTGCACATGTACCTCCCCCGGGGCGCACAAGCCGTAGATTCACTTCCAAGAAAGTCTCTCCTAAAGTCCCAACTGGAAGCTATATCATATCCCAGATCACATACGAGCTGAATGTGCTTGGAACACGGGGTCCACGGAGAATGCACTGCGTCATGCACTCAATTCCTGACTCAGCCCTTGAAGCCGGTGGCTCTGTGCCTGGCCAACCAGAGCTTCTCTCAAGGCCCCTTGAGGATTCGTTCCGCAGCATCTCTTTCTCAAAGTCTCTTGATCATTCCACTGAGTTCAGTAGTGCACGATTTTCTGATATTGCTGGAGGATCAACTAATGAGGAGGATGATAACAAGGGGAAACCACTGGTCCTAAAGAACAAGGCGCCACGATGGCATGAACAACTGCAATGCTGGTGTCTGAATTTCCGAGGACGAGTGACAGTTGCATCTGTCAAGAACTTCCAGTTGATTGCTGCCACTCAACAACCTGCCGCTGCACCAACAACATCTCAGCCAACAAGTCAATCAGATCATGACAAAATCATCTTGCAATTTGGGAAAGTAGGCAAAGATATGTTTACCATGGACTACCGGTATCCCCTATCTGCATTTCAGGCATTTGCCATCTGCTTGAGCAGCTTTGACACAAAATTGGCTTGTGAATAG
- the LOC107003753 gene encoding GTP-binding nuclear protein Ran2: MALPNQQTVDYPSFKLVIVGDGGTGKTTFVKRHLTGEFEKKYEPTIGVEVHPLDFFTNCGKIRFYCWDTAGQEKFGGLRDGYYIHGQCAIIMFDVTARLTYKNVPTWHRDLCRVCENIPIVLCGNKVDVKNRQVKAKQVTFHRKKNLQYYEISAKSNYNFEKPFLYLARKLAGDGNLHFVESPALAPPEVQIDLAAQALHEQELQAALNQPLPDDDDEAFE, from the exons ATG GCTTTACCAAACCAACAAACTGTAGATTATCCAAGCTTCAAGCTTGTTATTGTGGGGGATGGAGGAACTG GGAAGACAACTTTTGTCAAAAGGCATCTCACTGGTGAATTCGAGAAAAAATATGAAC CCACTATTGGTGTGGAGGTTCATCCACTAGACTTCTTCACAAATTGTGGGAAAATTCGCTTTTATTGCTGGGATACAGCCGGACaagagaagtttggaggtctcAGAGATGGTTACTA CATTCATGGGCAATGTGCAATTATCATGTTTGATGTTACAGCCCGCCTGACCTACAAGAATGTTCCTACTTGGCATAGAGATCTTTGCAG GGTTTGTGAAAACATCCCCATTGTTCTCTGTGGAAACAAAGTTGATGTCAAGAACAGGCAAGTTAAGGCAAAGCAAGTTACCTTCCACAGGAAGAAAAATTTGCAGTACTATGAGATCTCGGCAAAGAGTAACTACAACTTTGAGAAGCCTTTTCTGTACCTTGCTAGAAAGCTTGCTGG GGATGGTAATCTTCACTTTGTGGAATCACCTGCACTTGCTCCCCCAGAAGTACAAATTGACTTAGCTGCACAGGCACT GCACGAACAGGAGCTTCAAGCAGCCCTTAATCAGCCACTTccagatgatgatgatgaagcaTTTGAATAG
- the LOC107003745 gene encoding GTP-binding nuclear protein Ran2 encodes MALPNQQTVDYPSFKLVIVGDGGTGKTTFVKRHLTGEFEKKYEPTIGVEVHPLDFFTNCGKIRFYCWDTAGQEKFGGLRDGYYIHGQCAIIMFDVTARLTYKNVPTWHRDLCRVCENIPIVLCGNKVDVKNRQVKAKQVTFHRKKNLQYYEISAKSNYNFEKPFLYLARKLAGDGNLHFVESPALAPPEVQIDLAAQALHEQELQAALNQPLPDDDDEAFE; translated from the exons ATG GCTTTACCAAACCAACAAACTGTAGATTATCCAAGCTTCAAGCTTGTTATTGTGGGGGATGGAGGAACTG GGAAGACAACTTTTGTCAAAAGGCATCTCACTGGTGAAttcgaaaaaaaatatgaac CCACTATTGGTGTGGAGGTTCATCCACTAGACTTTTTTACAAATTGTGGGAAAATTCGCTTTTATTGCTGGGATACAGCTGGACaagagaagtttggaggtctcAGAGATGGTTACTA CATTCATGGGCAATGTGCAATTATCATGTTTGATGTTACAGCCCGTCTGACCTACAAGAATGTTCCTACTTGGCATAGAGATCTTTGCAG GGTTTGTGAAAACATCCCCATTGTTCTCTGTGGAAACAAAGTTGATGTCAAGAACAGGCAGGTCAAGGCAAAGCAAGTTACCTTCCACAGGAAGAAAAATTTGCAATACTATGAGATCTCGGCAAAGAGTAACTACAACTTTGAGAAGCCTTTTTTGTACCTTGCTAGAAAGCTTGCTGG GGATGGTAATCTTCACTTTGTGGAATCACCCGCACTTGCTCCCCCAGAAGTACAAATTGACTTAGCTGCACAGGCATT GCATGAACAGGAGCTTCAAGCAGCCCTTAATCAGCCACTTCCAGATGACGATGATGAAGCATTTGAATAG